In one window of Amblyomma americanum isolate KBUSLIRL-KWMA chromosome 9, ASM5285725v1, whole genome shotgun sequence DNA:
- the LOC144105107 gene encoding uncharacterized protein LOC144105107, whose translation MMAISDKLDQLLPLKETIDGIEDSLQLLSDQYDDLLSRTERNEREVKELRKRVEKVETQNDDVTQLKDDIDDLEWRSRRLNLEFHGIQETDKENLLDKINALTAQIKLPALSENDVVAVHRLPAKKDKIPGIICRFARQADRDAWWQNRKKLQEADGNIFLLENLTKRTRALLFEAKNWAKVKKYKYVWHSNSRVLVRKADGLNAELVANVATRRSLPKGG comes from the coding sequence ATGATGGCAATTAGTGATAAGCTTGACCAACTGCTGCCTCTTAAAGAAACGATTGACGGTATCGAAGACTcattgcagctgttaagcgaccaGTACGATGATTTGCTTTCACGCACAGAGCGGAACGAGCGCGAGGTGAAAGAACTAAGGAAGAGGGTGGAAAAGGTCGAAACACAGAATGATGATGTCACTCAACTGAAAGATGACATTGATGACCTTGAATGGAGGAGCCGCCGCCTCAACCTAGAATTTCATGGCATCCAAGAAACTGATAAAGAAAACCTGTTGGATAAGATAAATGCACTGACTGCCCAAATTAAACTTCCTGCACTCTCAGAGAATGATGTAGTGGCAGTTCACCGTCTGCCAGCAAAAAAAGATAAGATCCCAGGCATAATTTGTCGTTTCGCAAGGCAAGCTGACAGGGACGCGTGGTGGCAAAACAGAAAGAAACTGCAAGAAGCAGACGGAAATATCTTCTTGCTAGAAAACCTAACGAAAAGAACCCGTGCACTGTTGTTCGAGGCTAAGAACTGGGCAAAAGTTAAGAAATACAAATACGTGTGGCATAGCAATAGCCGAGTTCTGGTACGAAAGGCTGATGGACTGAATGCCGAATTGGTAGCGAACGTTGCGACCAGGAGAAGCTTGCCTAAAGGCGGATGA